Proteins encoded by one window of Archaeoglobus veneficus SNP6:
- the mch gene encoding methenyltetrahydromethanopterin cyclohydrolase has product MVSVNELAFSLIEEILDYEEDYEEEYRINVETLDNGATIIDCGVNVPGGYTAGILYTQVCMGGLADVDVYLDTVKNIPLTFIKEYTDHPALACLGCQKAGWQIKVGDYFAMGSGPARALALKPKKTYELLDYEDDAEYAIIALESDRLPDEKVVEYIAKECDVEPEDVYVLVAPTASIVGSVQISGRIIEMALYRMAELGYDVNRTLSATGRCPIAPVLGDNLKAMGATNDSLLYYGSVYLTVDGYSEELDAIASCESSDYGRPFYEIFKDADYDFYKIDPKLFAPAHVAITDMRTGKTRVHGKLNADVLLQSYDLS; this is encoded by the coding sequence ATGGTAAGTGTAAACGAGCTTGCCTTCAGCCTTATAGAAGAAATTCTAGACTACGAGGAGGATTACGAGGAAGAGTACAGGATAAACGTCGAAACTCTCGATAACGGAGCCACGATTATCGACTGCGGTGTTAATGTCCCCGGTGGATACACAGCTGGCATTCTCTACACCCAAGTATGCATGGGTGGACTTGCTGATGTTGACGTGTATCTCGACACGGTCAAAAACATTCCCCTTACATTCATAAAGGAGTACACAGACCATCCCGCACTCGCCTGCCTCGGCTGTCAGAAGGCAGGATGGCAGATAAAAGTCGGTGACTACTTCGCCATGGGCAGCGGGCCTGCAAGAGCCCTTGCCCTAAAGCCAAAGAAAACTTACGAACTTCTTGACTATGAAGATGATGCAGAGTACGCAATTATAGCTCTCGAATCCGACAGACTGCCCGATGAAAAAGTCGTGGAGTACATTGCAAAGGAGTGCGATGTCGAACCGGAAGATGTCTACGTTCTCGTCGCCCCAACAGCCTCGATAGTCGGCAGCGTTCAGATTTCCGGCAGAATAATCGAAATGGCCCTCTACAGAATGGCAGAACTGGGATATGACGTTAACAGAACCCTCAGCGCTACCGGCAGATGCCCCATTGCTCCCGTACTCGGAGATAACCTGAAGGCAATGGGGGCAACGAATGACAGCCTGCTCTACTACGGAAGTGTTTACCTAACAGTTGATGGCTACAGCGAGGAACTCGATGCTATAGCGTCATGCGAATCATCGGACTATGGAAGGCCGTTCTACGAGATATTCAAAGATGCAGATTACGACTTCTACAAAATTGATCCGAAACTCTTTGCTCCTGCCCACGTTGCAATAACTGATATGAGAACCGGCAAAACGAGAGTGCACGGCAAACTCAATGCAGATGTCTTGCTGCAGTCCTACGACCTCTCCTGA
- a CDS encoding flavin reductase family protein yields the protein MELEAKKYYALLARPVVVITTVSAEGKVNAAPFSFNTPISFSPPLYGFSCNPKHDTWANIQETKEFVVNVAGIELGDAMHILEQKFPRGVNELEKAGLEEVQSKTVKPPRVAKAIAWIECKLHSSYEIGDHIWVVGEVSCAEVKDECWDGVIDVSRVLLHISGEFFAQEAKVTKYRRAKK from the coding sequence ATGGAACTCGAAGCTAAGAAGTACTATGCCCTTCTCGCAAGACCTGTTGTTGTGATAACTACAGTTTCAGCAGAAGGAAAGGTAAATGCAGCCCCATTCAGCTTCAACACACCAATCAGCTTCTCTCCTCCACTCTACGGCTTTTCCTGTAATCCAAAGCACGACACGTGGGCGAACATACAGGAGACCAAGGAATTTGTAGTGAACGTTGCGGGAATAGAACTTGGAGATGCGATGCACATCCTCGAGCAGAAGTTCCCACGCGGCGTAAACGAGCTGGAAAAAGCGGGACTGGAAGAAGTACAATCAAAGACTGTAAAGCCGCCGAGAGTTGCCAAAGCAATCGCATGGATAGAGTGCAAGCTCCACTCAAGCTACGAAATAGGCGACCACATCTGGGTCGTTGGAGAGGTAAGCTGTGCAGAGGTCAAAGACGAGTGCTGGGATGGCGTCATCGATGTTAGTAGAGTTTTGCTCCACATAAGTGGCGAGTTCTTTGCCCAGGAGGCAAAAGTAACTAAATACAGAAGGGCGAAGAAGTAG
- a CDS encoding bifunctional L-myo-inositol-1-phosphate cytidylyltransferase/CDP-L-myo-inositol myo-inositolphosphotransferase, giving the protein MKAVILAAGRGTRLGGTVKPLLKVAGRRIIDRTIILLSPYVDEFVIVAHSRKIEEYLEKNWKGKIRYRIVWNPEPEKGNGYSFYLAGECLKQILNPDEKFVLVMGDHVYSKEFVERAIEGEGLICDCNPKYIDVDEATKVKCSGGRIEDIGKNLKSYDCVDTGFFILTPEIFSVAEEAVREKEVIGLSEIVGRAKLKVTHISGLFWMDVDTKDELKKARKCLVRLAGVKSYGDGFISRNLNRRLSLLISERIVDFATPNQLTILTFLFGIFSALVALVNIPLGGILYQINSILDGMDGEVARASLRTSKFGGWLDSILDRYVDFAFLVALAIASKAWLISLFALIGSVMVSYSTERYKAAYFEDIYRKIPVMRYLPGKRDERIFVIMVFCLLGYIVELLWLLAVLTNLRVLVTMLAVWRYGKR; this is encoded by the coding sequence ATGAAGGCCGTAATCCTGGCTGCCGGAAGGGGGACGAGGTTAGGCGGTACTGTCAAACCCCTTCTCAAGGTTGCCGGGAGGAGGATTATAGACAGAACAATTATTCTCCTTTCACCCTATGTTGACGAGTTTGTAATCGTTGCCCACAGCAGGAAAATAGAGGAGTACCTGGAAAAGAACTGGAAGGGGAAAATAAGGTACAGAATTGTCTGGAATCCTGAGCCAGAGAAAGGCAACGGCTATTCATTCTATCTTGCCGGTGAGTGCCTGAAGCAAATTCTGAACCCGGACGAGAAATTCGTTCTCGTGATGGGCGACCACGTCTACTCGAAGGAGTTCGTCGAGAGGGCCATCGAAGGAGAAGGTCTCATATGTGACTGCAATCCTAAATACATAGACGTTGATGAGGCAACGAAGGTAAAGTGTTCTGGAGGTCGCATTGAGGACATAGGAAAGAACCTCAAAAGCTACGACTGCGTCGATACGGGCTTCTTCATATTAACACCCGAAATCTTCAGCGTTGCAGAGGAAGCGGTTAGAGAGAAAGAGGTGATTGGCCTTTCTGAGATAGTAGGAAGGGCTAAGCTGAAGGTAACGCATATTTCTGGCCTCTTCTGGATGGACGTTGATACGAAAGACGAGCTTAAGAAAGCGAGAAAGTGCCTCGTAAGGCTGGCGGGTGTTAAGAGCTACGGCGACGGCTTTATTTCAAGGAATCTCAACAGACGATTATCTTTGCTAATTTCAGAAAGAATAGTTGACTTTGCTACACCAAACCAGTTAACAATCCTCACGTTCCTGTTTGGGATTTTCTCCGCCCTCGTAGCCCTCGTAAACATCCCTCTCGGTGGAATCCTTTATCAGATAAACTCTATCCTTGACGGGATGGACGGAGAGGTAGCAAGGGCATCGCTCAGAACGAGCAAGTTTGGCGGATGGCTCGATTCAATCCTTGATCGCTACGTTGATTTTGCTTTTCTCGTCGCTCTTGCCATTGCGAGCAAAGCATGGCTCATATCGCTTTTTGCCCTCATCGGCTCTGTTATGGTTAGTTACTCGACGGAAAGATACAAGGCAGCGTATTTTGAAGATATATACAGGAAAATCCCGGTAATGAGGTATCTGCCGGGGAAGAGGGACGAAAGAATATTTGTGATTATGGTCTTCTGCCTGCTTGGCTATATAGTAGAGCTGCTCTGGCTGCTTGCAGTGCTTACAAATCTGAGAGTTTTGGTAACCATGCTGGCAGTGTGGAGGTATGGAAAAAGATAG
- a CDS encoding phosphotransacetylase family protein, with protein sequence MRNLLVSSLEEYSGKSGIILALGLIMKERGYEVGYFKPFSTRDDVDSEVMAEILGIELDNDMCPVRVESYVDFMLSADKEELRKKVIDAYGRISEGKDVVLVEGSMGFSAGEAIGLSDVEIVNLLSSKALTKVLMVARYNWDFTIDRLLSARRVMGEMMAIFNQITGYKRAYLKSIASVVLQPAGIDLVGMLPKDALLAGMDVEEIREILNGEYIVEPRGELLIEQYLIGAMSPQFAVSYFRAARNAAVITGGDRSDLHTVAIDSGMKCLILTGNLEPPKPVVGLAEERGVPIILVKEDTLTTAERLGRAFGKVRIRGEKKIKRFKELVESYVDVDAIMRAIDL encoded by the coding sequence ATGAGGAACCTTCTTGTTTCCTCCCTTGAGGAGTACTCTGGAAAGAGCGGAATAATTCTCGCCCTCGGTCTCATAATGAAGGAAAGGGGGTACGAAGTCGGATATTTCAAACCCTTTTCCACAAGAGACGATGTGGACAGCGAGGTGATGGCTGAAATTCTTGGCATCGAACTTGATAACGATATGTGCCCCGTCAGGGTTGAGAGCTATGTGGACTTCATGCTCTCGGCAGACAAGGAAGAGCTGAGAAAGAAGGTAATCGACGCATATGGTAGAATTTCTGAGGGGAAAGACGTCGTGCTCGTCGAAGGCTCCATGGGCTTTTCGGCGGGTGAGGCTATAGGCCTGAGCGATGTAGAAATAGTAAACTTGCTTTCTTCAAAGGCGCTGACCAAGGTGCTGATGGTCGCAAGGTACAACTGGGATTTCACCATCGACAGGCTGCTCTCTGCAAGAAGAGTCATGGGGGAGATGATGGCAATCTTCAACCAGATAACAGGCTACAAGCGGGCATATCTGAAAAGCATCGCATCTGTGGTTCTGCAGCCGGCAGGCATCGATCTTGTGGGTATGCTGCCGAAGGACGCGTTGCTTGCGGGCATGGACGTTGAGGAAATCAGGGAAATTCTTAACGGAGAGTACATCGTTGAGCCGAGGGGCGAGCTGCTGATTGAGCAGTACTTGATAGGGGCTATGTCGCCCCAGTTTGCTGTATCTTACTTCAGGGCTGCAAGGAACGCTGCAGTTATCACCGGCGGCGACCGTTCAGATTTGCATACGGTTGCCATAGATTCAGGTATGAAGTGTCTGATCCTGACAGGCAATTTAGAGCCTCCAAAGCCGGTTGTAGGGCTTGCAGAGGAGAGGGGTGTACCAATAATCCTCGTTAAGGAAGATACTCTTACCACTGCCGAGAGACTTGGAAGAGCGTTTGGGAAGGTAAGAATTAGAGGAGAGAAAAAAATCAAGCGTTTTAAAGAGCTCGTGGAGAGCTACGTTGACGTCGATGCCATCATGCGTGCTATTGACCTTTAA
- a CDS encoding NAD(P)/FAD-dependent oxidoreductase — MKYDVIIIGAGPGGLFAAYKLAGKLKVAIFEMGRDIDKRKCPSDLAESFCLKCSPCNITSGVGGAGGLSDGKLNFVKPEYPSSFTVGGDFLGLVDEDYLLEKMDEVDRIFLQHGAPDEVYGEDNGRLEELLRRANAAGIEFVPLKQRHVGSDELPKVIKSIKDYLTGNGIEIFTNTTVVDINPEERRVVTADGKKYNYDYLIIGVGRGGSVWLEKWAEKYGFATSNKPKAIDVGVRVEVAASIMEEITSIIYDPKLRVTTKKHDDYVRTFCTCPRGWVIREDYGEFCLVNGHSKAKEKTNNTNFALLGHYRFTEPFEYPNEWGRDLAKITTKLGGGNPIVQRLKDLRLGRRSTEARIKNNRLVQPTLKTAIPGDISLAYPGRVIDDILDALEQLDKVIPGVADDSTLLYAPEIKFYSLKLEVNSEMETNVKDIYAIGDGAGISRGIVGAAVTGLIAAESILKKESSGKN; from the coding sequence ATGAAATATGACGTGATAATAATCGGAGCAGGGCCAGGTGGGCTTTTTGCAGCCTACAAGCTTGCAGGAAAGCTGAAAGTTGCTATTTTCGAGATGGGAAGGGATATCGACAAGCGAAAGTGTCCCAGCGATTTAGCAGAGAGCTTCTGTCTTAAGTGCTCGCCGTGTAACATAACCTCCGGAGTTGGCGGAGCTGGAGGATTATCCGATGGAAAGCTCAACTTTGTCAAGCCCGAATACCCCTCAAGCTTCACAGTTGGCGGGGATTTTCTCGGGCTCGTTGATGAGGATTATCTCCTCGAGAAAATGGATGAAGTTGATAGGATTTTCCTCCAGCACGGCGCTCCGGACGAAGTTTACGGCGAGGACAATGGAAGGCTCGAAGAACTTCTCAGGAGGGCTAATGCAGCAGGGATAGAATTCGTTCCACTGAAGCAGAGGCACGTTGGAAGCGATGAACTGCCGAAGGTGATCAAAAGCATAAAGGACTACCTGACGGGCAACGGCATCGAGATATTCACGAACACAACTGTCGTTGACATAAACCCAGAGGAGAGACGGGTTGTTACGGCTGATGGTAAAAAGTACAATTACGACTACCTCATAATTGGCGTTGGCAGAGGTGGCTCTGTCTGGCTTGAGAAGTGGGCAGAGAAGTATGGATTTGCAACGAGTAACAAGCCCAAAGCCATCGACGTCGGAGTTCGCGTTGAAGTTGCAGCGTCGATAATGGAAGAGATAACGTCGATAATCTACGATCCAAAGCTCAGAGTTACGACGAAGAAGCACGACGACTACGTCAGGACATTCTGCACCTGCCCGCGGGGCTGGGTAATAAGAGAGGACTACGGAGAATTCTGTCTGGTCAACGGGCACAGCAAGGCAAAAGAGAAGACAAATAACACCAACTTCGCACTGCTCGGACACTACCGCTTCACTGAACCTTTCGAGTATCCAAACGAGTGGGGCAGAGATTTGGCAAAGATAACCACGAAGCTGGGCGGTGGAAATCCGATAGTGCAGAGATTGAAAGACCTGAGGCTTGGAAGGAGGAGCACTGAGGCGAGAATAAAGAACAACAGGCTCGTTCAGCCCACACTCAAGACGGCAATTCCAGGTGATATTAGCCTCGCGTATCCGGGGAGAGTTATAGATGACATACTCGACGCCCTTGAACAGCTCGACAAGGTCATACCGGGAGTCGCAGATGACTCAACGCTGCTCTACGCTCCAGAAATCAAGTTCTACTCACTGAAGCTTGAAGTCAACTCAGAAATGGAAACAAATGTCAAAGACATCTATGCAATAGGCGACGGAGCTGGAATAAGCAGGGGGATAGTTGGCGCTGCTGTCACCGGGCTGATAGCAGCGGAGAGCATACTGAAGAAGGAAAGTTCGGGTAAAAACTGA
- the fen gene encoding flap endonuclease-1: MGADIGELLEREEVELEYFSGRKIAIDAFNTLYQFISIIRQPDGTPLKDSQGRMTSHLSGILYRVSNMIEVGMRPIFVFDGEPPVFKQKEIEERKERRAEAEEKWIAAIERGEKYAKKYAQAAARVDEYIVESSKKLLEYMGVPWVQAPSEGEAQAAYMAAKGDVDFTGSQDYDSLLFGSPKLARNLAITGKRKLPGKNVYVEVKPEIIDLNGNLRRLGITREQLVDIALLVGTDYNEGVKGVGVKKAYKYIKTYGDVFKALKALKVEQENIEEIRNFFLNPPVTNNYSLHFGKPDDEKIIEFLCEEHDFSKDRVEKAVEKLKAGMQASQSTLERWFS; the protein is encoded by the coding sequence ATGGGTGCAGACATAGGCGAACTACTCGAGAGAGAAGAAGTTGAACTTGAGTACTTCTCCGGGAGAAAAATAGCTATTGATGCTTTTAACACTCTTTACCAGTTCATATCTATCATAAGGCAACCTGACGGCACTCCTTTGAAGGATTCTCAGGGTAGAATGACCTCACACCTCTCCGGCATCCTGTACCGCGTGTCAAACATGATCGAGGTTGGAATGAGACCCATTTTCGTTTTCGATGGTGAGCCTCCTGTTTTCAAGCAGAAGGAGATAGAGGAACGAAAGGAAAGAAGAGCTGAAGCAGAGGAGAAGTGGATCGCTGCGATAGAGAGAGGAGAGAAGTACGCAAAGAAGTACGCTCAGGCAGCGGCGAGGGTTGATGAATACATCGTCGAGTCGTCAAAGAAGCTGCTTGAGTATATGGGAGTTCCATGGGTTCAGGCGCCGAGTGAGGGAGAGGCACAGGCTGCATACATGGCAGCGAAGGGCGATGTAGATTTTACTGGCTCGCAGGATTACGACTCGCTTCTCTTCGGCAGCCCAAAGCTTGCAAGAAATCTCGCGATTACTGGAAAGAGGAAGCTGCCCGGAAAGAATGTTTACGTTGAGGTCAAACCAGAGATAATAGACTTAAACGGCAACCTGAGAAGGCTTGGAATAACAAGGGAACAGCTCGTCGATATCGCGTTGCTCGTGGGAACGGACTACAACGAAGGAGTGAAGGGCGTTGGGGTCAAGAAGGCCTACAAGTACATAAAAACCTACGGAGATGTTTTCAAAGCTCTCAAGGCCTTAAAGGTAGAGCAGGAGAACATAGAGGAGATAAGAAACTTCTTCCTGAACCCGCCTGTTACGAACAACTACAGCCTCCACTTCGGAAAGCCAGACGATGAGAAGATTATCGAGTTCCTGTGTGAAGAGCACGACTTTAGCAAGGATAGGGTAGAGAAGGCCGTTGAGAAGCTGAAAGCAGGAATGCAAGCCTCGCAATCAACGCTTGAGAGGTGGTTTTCCTGA
- a CDS encoding methyltransferase RsmF C-terminal domain-like protein yields the protein MNSQSEKIEEIVLKYISEQFGVDRIEFELKEMGKGRVYALKPCSIEVKEHHSGIYIGKFEKDGFRLSIEGSALIGPHARRNVIEVDDEVAAQWMSGKDIPSDVRGYVILKWKNFFLGCGRGNGKFIRNFVPKNRRISNTAKY from the coding sequence ATGAACTCGCAGTCTGAGAAGATAGAAGAGATCGTTCTGAAGTATATTTCCGAGCAGTTCGGCGTTGACAGAATAGAATTTGAGCTGAAAGAGATGGGCAAGGGACGAGTTTACGCGCTAAAGCCTTGCAGCATAGAGGTTAAGGAGCATCACTCCGGCATATACATCGGAAAGTTCGAAAAAGACGGCTTCAGGCTGTCAATAGAAGGTAGCGCCCTTATAGGCCCGCATGCAAGAAGAAACGTAATTGAAGTTGACGATGAAGTTGCAGCGCAATGGATGAGTGGAAAAGACATACCATCCGATGTAAGAGGCTACGTCATCCTTAAATGGAAAAATTTCTTTCTCGGCTGTGGAAGGGGGAACGGGAAGTTTATACGGAATTTTGTGCCAAAAAACCGCAGAATTTCGAACACAGCAAAGTATTAA
- a CDS encoding MogA/MoaB family molybdenum cofactor biosynthesis protein gives MVFLNHVADIDIAVSIVTISTSKWQKYGNIGIDELKKTDDESGKILVEMLGEKFLISKYRLVPDDMEAIRKAVLECLEVSDAVITTGGTGITPKDVTIEAVDPLIKKKLDGFGEIFRMLSYQQVRSAAILSRAMAGVRDGKAIFCLPGSPKAVKLGAELILDSLKHVISHARGLK, from the coding sequence GTGGTTTTCCTGAACCACGTTGCGGATATAGACATAGCAGTTTCAATAGTAACGATTTCCACATCTAAGTGGCAGAAATACGGTAATATAGGCATCGATGAGTTGAAAAAGACCGACGACGAGTCGGGGAAGATTCTTGTGGAAATGCTCGGTGAGAAATTTTTGATTTCAAAATACAGGCTTGTTCCCGATGACATGGAGGCGATCAGAAAAGCCGTCCTCGAATGTCTCGAAGTAAGTGATGCTGTCATCACTACAGGTGGAACGGGGATAACTCCGAAGGATGTGACAATCGAAGCTGTTGATCCCCTCATCAAGAAAAAACTCGATGGATTTGGCGAGATTTTCAGAATGCTCAGCTACCAACAGGTGAGAAGTGCTGCCATTCTTTCGAGGGCAATGGCCGGCGTTAGAGATGGAAAGGCAATCTTCTGCCTCCCCGGCTCACCAAAGGCAGTTAAGCTTGGGGCAGAGCTCATACTGGACTCGTTGAAGCACGTAATCAGTCACGCGAGGGGGTTGAAGTAA
- a CDS encoding bifunctional nuclease family protein — translation MELVAEVFGVYAAPSVFGLSPVVVLRAEDGRILPIYIGISEAMAIHSALKNQTPPRPMTHDLLVEIINRLSARVERVIIDDLIDNTFYARLILSQNDHQIEIDARPSDSIAIAVRLAVPIYVEEKVLDEACQEELPEDYVEFDQVI, via the coding sequence ATGGAGCTGGTCGCGGAAGTGTTCGGTGTTTACGCAGCCCCAAGCGTTTTTGGACTATCGCCTGTAGTGGTACTCAGAGCAGAGGATGGGAGAATCCTTCCAATATATATAGGCATCTCCGAAGCTATGGCAATTCATTCAGCTCTTAAAAATCAAACCCCTCCTCGACCCATGACCCATGATTTGCTGGTGGAAATAATAAACAGACTGAGCGCAAGGGTTGAGAGAGTGATTATAGACGACCTCATCGACAACACATTCTACGCGAGGCTCATACTCAGCCAGAACGATCACCAGATTGAAATAGATGCGCGGCCAAGCGACAGTATCGCAATAGCCGTGAGGCTTGCGGTGCCGATATACGTGGAGGAGAAGGTCCTTGATGAGGCGTGTCAGGAGGAGCTTCCCGAAGATTACGTTGAATTCGATCAGGTAATCTGA
- a CDS encoding CBS domain-containing protein — translation MSEVEMLKSLIREDYEVVDANETISKIVPMIEKLEPDKASAILVQENGNIIGVIRERDLMRGCLMVNPHETKIKNFAIRTGVIDASELSVEKVARRFVEDSTPFVLVRSSGKHGVIYINDFLELVKPEFEGVKAREVMNPEVITINEYETAAKALATMRNHGIDRLVVVDDSHRAVGIITGKDIIDRVISPKREARLGGGSGETDRSLSVMVGSIMSYPIVTADRNDSIAKVIDLMIENKISSIVITKDSIPEGIVIKKDILESLIRKKAPAEYEVQLITKDIVLDDFDRKAIVEDLEKFMRKFKDFLGESVLFVYIKRHKENFRGLPLIHVRIKLSSEKGTFFVTGESWGIEYALHATLKKLERSVLQQKELLLDQRMVKKFYEEIL, via the coding sequence ATGAGCGAAGTTGAGATGTTAAAGTCTCTGATACGGGAGGATTACGAGGTTGTGGATGCAAACGAGACAATATCAAAAATAGTCCCAATGATTGAAAAGCTCGAACCAGACAAGGCCAGCGCTATTCTCGTCCAGGAAAACGGGAACATTATCGGAGTTATTAGGGAGAGAGACCTTATGCGTGGCTGTCTTATGGTAAATCCCCACGAAACGAAGATAAAGAACTTCGCAATTCGAACTGGTGTTATCGACGCCAGCGAACTGAGCGTTGAAAAGGTTGCAAGGAGGTTTGTTGAGGACTCAACGCCCTTTGTTCTCGTTCGAAGTAGTGGAAAGCACGGAGTAATATACATTAACGACTTTCTCGAGCTCGTTAAACCAGAATTTGAAGGAGTAAAGGCCAGAGAGGTTATGAACCCGGAAGTTATAACGATTAACGAGTATGAAACTGCAGCCAAAGCACTTGCAACCATGAGAAACCACGGGATCGATCGCCTTGTAGTCGTTGACGACTCCCACAGAGCGGTCGGCATAATAACGGGTAAGGACATAATAGATAGGGTGATCTCACCCAAGAGGGAAGCGAGGCTTGGAGGCGGGAGCGGTGAAACCGACAGGTCTCTTTCGGTAATGGTCGGGAGCATCATGAGCTATCCAATCGTTACTGCAGACCGTAACGATAGCATTGCAAAAGTTATTGACCTGATGATAGAGAACAAGATTTCGAGTATAGTTATAACGAAGGACAGCATTCCAGAAGGTATAGTGATAAAGAAGGACATCCTGGAGAGCCTCATAAGGAAGAAAGCTCCGGCAGAATACGAAGTCCAGCTCATAACGAAAGATATCGTCCTCGACGATTTCGACAGGAAAGCGATTGTAGAGGACCTCGAGAAGTTCATGAGGAAGTTTAAGGACTTCCTTGGCGAGTCGGTGCTCTTCGTTTACATAAAGAGGCACAAGGAGAACTTCAGAGGACTTCCGCTGATACACGTCAGAATAAAGCTTTCCAGCGAGAAGGGAACATTCTTCGTTACTGGTGAAAGCTGGGGCATAGAATACGCACTTCATGCGACGCTCAAGAAGCTTGAGAGGAGTGTCCTGCAGCAAAAAGAGCTGCTGCTCGACCAGAGGATGGTAAAGAAGTTCTACGAGGAGATACTGTAA